Part of the Cygnus atratus isolate AKBS03 ecotype Queensland, Australia unplaced genomic scaffold, CAtr_DNAZoo_HiC_assembly HiC_scaffold_237, whole genome shotgun sequence genome, AACctgtccccgctgtccccccgCAGAAGAAGCTGCTGGTGGCCGCCTGCAGTCCTCGTCACCGTCCTCATCGTCGCCGCCATCATCGCCGCCACCGTGGCCACCGGGTAGCACTGGGACCGACCGGTGAGGGCACcgggagcactgggaggggcgCTGGGATgaactgggagggactgggaggggCGCTGTGGgcaactgggagcactgggagggactgggaggggCGCTGTGAGCAGCTAGGGGGACTGGGATgaactgggagggactgggatgAGCTGGGGGCGACTGGGAGGGTCTAGGGGGATAAACTGGGTTGAACTGGGAGGCAGTGGGATGAACTGGGGGTAACTGGGATGAGCTGGGGGTGACCAGGAGGGTCTAGGGGGATGAACTGGGATGAACTGGGGGTGACTGAGATGAACTGGGTTgaactgggaggcactgggatgAACTGGGGGTGACCGGGAGGGTCTAGCGGGATGAACTGGGATgaactgggaggcactgggatgAACTGGAATGAACTGGGGGTGACTGGGAGCGTCTAGCGGAATGagctgggaggcactgggatgAACTGGGGGTGACTGGGATGAACTGGAATGAACTGGGAGGAACTGGGGGTAGCTGGGAGGGTCCAGGAGGATGAACCGGGGGTGACTGGGATGAACTGGGAGGAACTGGGATGAAGTGGGGGTGACTGGGAGGGTCTGGGGGATGAACTGGGATGAACTGGGGGTGACTGGGATGAACTGGAATGAACTGGGATGAACAGGGACAAACTGGAGGTGACTGGAAGGATCTAGGGGGATGAACTGGGTTGAACTGGGTTgaactgggaggcactgggatgAACTGGGGGTGACTGGGAGGGTCTAGGGGGATGAACTGGGTTGAACTGGGAGGAAACTGGGAGGTACTGGGATgaactgggaggcactgggcCACCACCACCGCCCCCCAGCCCACCGACGTCACTTCCCCTCCAGGCCCCGCCCACGGCCGGCCGCCATTGGCCCACACTACTCCCACCGGTGCCTTCGCCCCGCCCCTTGTGGGCGGGGCCCACTTCCTGCCTCGAACGACGTCACTTCCTGTCCTCctaattggggggggggggggcgccccACGACCACGCCGCCATCTTGCGCGCCTCGCTCCGAGCTACCTCCtgccccccccgtccccaaaatgtccccaaaaatgtccccaaatccccccccacCGTGTCCCCAAGGACCCCCCCTtgtccccaaagccccccacggtgtccccaagccccccccccgTACCtcaaaaaggggggggaggaaagCGGAGGGGGACACCCCAAAATAAAGCACTTTTCACCCCAAAATTTCTCCCCGTGTCTCTGCCACCCCCTTgatgtccccccccccggtgtgACCCACATCCTGTGTCACCGTGCGGGGAGGTGACACAagtgtcaccccccccccccccccgtgtgaGTCATCGCTGCCAGGAACTTTGGggttttttgggtttttttggttaattattttttttggggggggggggacacgcggAGGGGCTTCGCCCCCAAGTGTGGCGCACGGGGTGGGGGACGAGGAGGGGCTGTGAAGCcaccggggagggggggggggggaggacgtAAGGGGGCCTCCACCCCCCCGGCTCGGCCACAaggagaggctgctgctggtgagtACGGAGGGAGCTGCGCGGCCCCGTGTCCCCCGCGTCCATGGCCTCCCTTTCCATGGCCTCCATGTCCTCCGTGTCCTCCTTTTCCATGTCTTCCACGTCCTCCACGTCCTCCTTTTCTGTGTCCTCCACATCTTCTACATCCTTCATTTCCATGTTCTCCGTGTCCTCCCTTTCCACGTCCCCCACATCCTCCGTGTCCTCCTTTTCCATGGCCTCCATGTCCTCTACATCCTCCTTTTCCATGGCCTCCACGTCCTCCGTGTCCTCCTTTTCTGCATCCTTCACATCCTCCACGCCCTCCACTTCCATGTTCTTCATGTCTTCCACGTCCTCCCTTTCCATGTCCTCCGTGTCCTTCACGTCCTCCTTTTCTGTCCTCCACGTCCTCCACGTCCTCCCTTTCCATGTCCTTCGTGTCCTCCTTTTCTGTGTCCTCCACGTCCTCCACTTCCATGTCCTTCACATCCTCTACGTCCTCCATTTCCATGTCTTCCATGGCCTCCACATCCTCCGTATCCTCCACGTCCCCCTTTTCCATGTCCTCCATGTCCTCAATGTCCCTCATTTCCATGTCCTCCACTTCCATGTCCTCTACATCCTCCCTTTCCATGTCCTCCACGTCCTCTACATCCTCCCTGTCCTCTACGTCCCCCATTTCCATGTCCTCCACCTACCTCTCTTTCCCTGTCCTCCATCTCCACGTCCTCCATTTCCATGTCTTCCATGTCCTCTACAGCCTCCCTTTCCCTGTCCTCCATGTCCTCCGTGTCCCCCATTTCCGTGTCCTCCATGTCCCCCGTTTCCGTGTCCTTGATGTCCTCCACGTCCTCGATGTTCTCCACGTCCTCCACGCCTTCCATCTCCGTGTCTTCCGAGTCCCCGATGTCCCCCTTGTCCTCCGTGTCCTCCATGTCCTTGATGTTCTCCATGTCCCCCATGCCCCCCTCgtcccccttctcctccatgCCCCCCGTGTCCTCCATGTCCTCCACGTCCTTGATGTCCTCATTGTCCCCCTTGTCCTCCCTTGTCCCCCTCTTCCTCCACGTCCTCAATGTTCTCTGTGTCCCCTttgtcccccatgtcccccttGTCCTCCATAACCTCCACGTCCCCATGTCCATGTCCTCATCATCACCCCCACGgccccatccccatgtccccatccccaccccaccGTCCCCACCGCCACGTCACCAGCCCCACGTCCTCCTTGTCACCTCCACGTCCCCACCACCGCGTCCCCACCACCACGTCCCCATCATCACGTCCCTGTCCCCGGCGCCACGTCAGTGTCACCAGGGCCCCATGACCACAGTGCCACGTCCCCTTGACCACAGCGCCACGTCACCGTCCCCAAGGCGCCATCTTCGCCCCCttggccccagccccgcagccacGTTGGCACTTTCTTGTCCCCATCACCACGTCCCCACCATCATCTCAATGTCCCCATCGCCACGTCCCCATCACTACGTCATTGTCCCCATCCTCAGGTCCTTGTCCCCATCTCAACGTCCTTCTCCCCACCATCATCTCAATGTCCCCATCTCCATGTCCCCATCACCACgtccttgtccccatccccatgtcctCATCCTCACATCCTTGTCCCCACCCCCTTGTCCCCATCACAACGTCCTTGTCCCCGTCCCCTTGTCCCCATCACCACCTCCCTATCTTCACGTCctcgtccccatccccatgtcctTGTCCCCATCACCACGTCCCCACCCTCACATCCTTGTCCCCATCACCACGTCCCCACcatctccccatccccacgtccttgtccccatccccatgtcctCATCCTCACgtccttgtccccatccccatgtccccattGCCACGTCCCCATCACAAAGTCCTTGTCCCCGTCCTcatgtccccgtccccatgtCCTTGTGCCCATCCCCACgtccttgtccccatccccttgTCCCCATCACAACCTCCCTATCTTCAtgtccttgtccccatccccatgtcctTGTCCCCATCACCACGTCCCCACCATCATCCCcacgtccccgtccccatgtccttgtccccatccccacgtccccatccccatgtccttgtccccatcctCACCTCCTCATCCCCTCTCCCCACagggccaccaccaccacgatgtccccccaccaccacccctcccCCTCGCCGCCCCTCCTGGCCctcctcaccctcctcctctgccccccgGCCCATCCCCACTGCCACCGCGCCGTGGGGCGGGCCTGCGACGTCCCCCTGGTCCCCGGCACCGACATCTTGGGCTTGGGGCTGGACGTCACCACCTTGTCCCCAACGGAGGGACAAGCCCTGGACATCTCGGgaccccccaggacccccaagGGACCGTGCGTTATCTGCCGGGACCCCTTACACGGTGGTCGCCCCCTCCGGCTCCCCGCGGGGGCCGGGAAGTGGCGGGCGGGTCGGAAGTGCAAGGCGAGGACCACGGTGGCCGAGGGGACGTCGGCGGTGGGGACGATGGCGGCCAAGGCGGAGGAGGTGGCCCAGGGGTGGCGGGTGGGGTTGGGGCTGGCGGTGAAGCCGGGGGTCGGGGGGGCCGTGGCGGTGGCCGGGTCCCACTCGCGGGTGGCCGAGTTCGGGATGCAGCGGCAGCGGGAGGACCGCTACGGCTTCGCCAGCACCGAGGTGCACTGCGTGCACTACTGGTAGGTCCGGGGGAAGCTGGGGTCCTTCCTCTCCTGTCCTCCTTCGTCATCATCgtctcctccatctcctccatctcctctttttcatcttcttcagcTCTTCCATCTTCTTCGTCTCCCTCATCTCCATCTCCGCCATCTTCTTCACCTCCTCCTCCGTCTCCCCCGTCATCTTCATCCCTCCTTTATCTCTCCTCCACCTTCTCTGTCTCCATCATCTTCATCCCTTCCATCTCCTCCATCTTCTTCATCTCCTCCTCCGTCTCCTCCATCATCTTCAtccctcctccatctcctccatcTTCATCTCCTCCATCATCTTCATTCTTCCTCCATCATCTCCTCTTCCATCGCCCCCAAcccctccccaaaccccatTGCCCCCTCCAATACCCCCATAGTGCCCTGCAGACCCCCATAGCACCCCAtagcaccccacagcccccccccaaCCACCCCACAGACCCCCCCCAACCACCCCATAGACCCCCAATCACCCCATAGACCCTTCCAACGCCCCATAGACCCCCAATCACCCCATAGACCCTTCCAACGCCCCCCCCAACCATCTCATAGACCCTTTCAACACCCCACAGACCCATCCAACCACCCCCATAGACCACCCCCAATCACACCATAGACCCTTCCAATACCACCCCAACCACCCCACAGACCCTTCGACACCccacagaccccccccccaatcaCCCCATAGACCCTTCCAACACCCCAtagaccccccccccaatcaCCCCATAGACCCTTCCAAcaccccataacccccccccAATCACCCTATAGACTACCCCAACACCCCACAGACCCCCCCCAATCACCCCATAGACCCTTCCAACACCCCATAGACCCCCCTCCAATCACCCCATAGACCCCCCCCCAATCACCCCGTAGACCCTTCCAAcaccccataacccccccccccccaatcacCCCATAGACTACCCCAACACCCCATAGACCCCCCCCTCAATCACCCCATAGACCCCCCAGTCATCCTATGGACACCCCAATCACCCCACAGACCCCCAAatcaccccacagccccctgctacgtccaccccctgcccccactgacctccctccctccctctcccccccccccccccccccccccaggatcTCGGCCTCCACCCctccccatcctgtccccccACTTCCTGCGAGCCGTGAAGGCATTGCCCCCCCGCTTCACCCCGGACACCGCCGCCGACTACAGCGAGCTCCTGGCCGCCTACGGCACCCACTACATCCAGTCGGCCCAACTGGGGGGCCACCTGCGCGCCGTCACCGCCATCCGCACCTGCCGGGCCACCGTGGCGGGGCTGAGCGCCCAGGAAGTGGCTGACTGCTTGAAGGTGGAAATGGCCGCCAACGCCATCCCCGTCCAGCTCCAAGCCATGAGGACCGCCTGCAAGAAAGCCCGGGCAAGCAACCGAGCCAACGCCAGCTTCAACGAGGTCTTCAACGAGCGCTTGGTGGAGGTGGAAGGCGGCGAGGAGCACGGCGACCTAGTCTACGGTAGGCCCGAGGCCTTCTCAAGATGGCTGCAGGGCCTGCCCCGCCTCCCCGGCCTGGTGGCGGCCAACGTCCGGCCTCTCCACACCCTCGTGCCCAAATCCGACAGGCGGCGCGGGGCGTTACGGGCGGCCATCGGGCACTACATCGCCTGGCGGGCCTTGCGGCTCAACTGCAGCCAGACCTGCGCCGGCGGCCGCCATCCTGTGGGCCCCTGCCAATGCAGTTGCCCGGCCAACGCCGCCGTCACCGCCGGCTGCTGCTCGCGGCACCGGGGCACGGCGCGGGTGACGGTGCTGGTGCAGGAGGGgcaggggtggcagggggacCTCTTTTCGGCCACCGACGCCTACGTCCGGGTGTTTTTGGGAGGCCGGCGGGCGCAGACGGCGCCGGTGTGGAACAACAACCACCCGAAATGGCGGGCGCGGTTGGATTTGGGGGTGCTCGACCTCGTCCCCGGCGCCCTCCTGAAGTTGGAGGTGTGGGACCGCGACAACGGGTGGGACGACGACCACCTGGGGACCTGCACGGAGCCCGTGGAGGCTGGGCGGACCCGCGAGGTCGTCTGCTTCGCCGGGAAAGGCCACCTCAAGTTCAGCTACCTGGCGGCGT contains:
- the PRF1 gene encoding LOW QUALITY PROTEIN: perforin-1 (The sequence of the model RefSeq protein was modified relative to this genomic sequence to represent the inferred CDS: deleted 1 base in 1 codon); protein product: MSPHHHPSPSPPLLALLTLLLCPPAHPHCHRAVGRACDVPLVPGTDILGLGLDVTTLSPTEGQALDISGPPRTPKGPCVICRDPLHGGRPLRLPAGAGKWRAGRKCKARTTVAEGTSAVGTMAAKAEEVAQGWRVGLGLAVKPGVGGAVAVAGSHSRVAEFGMQRQREDRYGFASTEVHCVHYWISASTPPHPSPHFLRAVKALPPRFTPDTAADYSELLAAYGTHYIQSAQLGGHLRAVTAIRTCRATVAGLSAQEVADCLKVEMAANAIPVQLQAMRTACKKARASNRANASFNEVFNERLVEVEGGEEHGDLVYGRPEAFSRWLQGLPRLPGLVAANVRPLHTLVPKSDRRRGALRAAIGHYIAWRALRLNCSQTCAGGRHPVGPCQCSCPANAAVTAGCCSRHRGTARVTVLVQEGQGWQGDLFSATDAYVRVFLGGRRAQTAPVWNNNHPKWRARLDLGVLDLVPGALLKLEVWDRDNGWDDDHLGTCTEPVEAGRTREVVCFAGKGHLKFSYLAACGPALGGPLCQDYVPQPPQTNGGLYHLSHWPPRPGDGPVTWPTQEEQEDEEEDEGESLHGDFGESLGGSWDEDESWEDLGDVEDGDGEAAGGLPEALAGLREASVEVDSSPGLQDLSSDLKKASPGLQDSNFGLQEDLAELQDPSSGLEEDLLGLQNPNFGLQEDLLDLQPPSSGSGEGPPAPQLGPPAP